The genomic interval TTCAAGTGCCTCAAGATTTTTGGCACGACTTATGCCTATGACAATCGGTCTCTATATGATATGGAAacatctaaaaaaatttatcaccTTGTCTTGGGATAAGTAAGCTTCGCCAATGAAGCGCAAGGTGTGACACTCTAACAAGTATCTCACGTTGCGTCTAGTATTAACGTTGAAAACTCAACTATATTTtctcataaaattatttattactcATAATCACCCATAATCAATCACAACTTCCGCACTTTTGTTTCTTTGCAAATCATTAAACTTCACGTTCTCCCTGAATCCCTCTTAATTCAATGGCTTCAAGTTCATCCTCAATCCCCTAAACTAGAAACATCTCCTATGTTCCAACATTACAATGCAACCTAGATCAACTTGAGATTTTTCACGAACTAAAGGTTGACTTCGCAAATCAAGCTGAGAATGAATTTGACTTCATTGAGGACCTTGGTGAGGTAGGTTCGCTTGAATACTTCAACCAGAAACAAGAAGTTGCTTTAGACGTTCTAGTAAAGGTGTTTTGGAGGTTCGCTGATGCAAACTATGATGGAAAGTTATCAAGCATTGTGTTGGGTCTCCTTATCAAGATCACTCAACAATATTTTGATGCCACCACCGGATACTCAGATGAAGGCATGATACTTAAAAATGGGTATGAGTCAAGGGTTAGCTCATTTGGAATCAACAAAGAATAATTCAAAGACCCCAAGGTGAACTCCAAGTCTGTACACCTCAAACCCAAGTATAGAGTTCTATTCAAAATTCTTATTGGGTGTTAGGTGTTCAAAGGTGGATCAATGGACCATGTTAGCAAAGATTGCAAGGGTCTAACATGGAGCATCTCTCAAAGGATCAAAACGAACATTCTGTTGGAATCAATttggttttatacttatattttttatgttaacaaaaatattttatgagaacaatatatttgactacACAGAGTATGaaaaagattcatgtttttgaagaaaatcaaaaataagatttgattcagatttatgattgaagaaaatatttgaccatgttgaaaagaagatatgatcaaatatttttgaagaaaatataaaataagatttgattcagatttatgattgaagaaaatctttgattaagttgaaaagaagatatggtcaaatgtttttcacaaaaatctaaaataagatttgattatgATCTATGATctatgattgaagaaaatatttgaccaagttgaaaataatatatggtcaagatttgaagaagatttgatcaagatttatctacaacaaaatatgaacaatattaatctaaagaatttacaaactcaatctgaacaaaatacaaaccaaatcaatctgaataaaatacaaacataatcaatctagaagaattgctcatattggattcagaaataaaaaattgactaaataacatattatcaaaaagaaTCTtgctcaaaaatatttttgaataagatcattgttgaccaagctaggaataaagatacaattcagaattaaacaagtaCTAAATTAAAGCCTTAATTTTATCTATACATAGATACTTAAGGCtaaagaagaagatcatcgaaaaattagaaaatagtaGAATAACTAAAgatcaaaattccaaattcatcttagagttcaaaaagagaaacacttgttagaatgaaaaatattttctgagCGATTTTCTTAAAatgtgatagtcattgttataatcaacttgttagaagcaactactcattCCAAAATTTGTATTCAAACCCGACAGTGATGTCAATATGTCTTAAAAAATCTGGAGGGTCAGGTGATTTCTAATTCAGGTTGTTGAACTAGTGGATTAAATGAatgtgcaaacacgagaagggggagGGGGAGTTGCATTGTTTTACAAAATTGATAGCtctttgctaatttgatgacgactggttggtttttatgaattacttggaTAAGAAGAAATTAGATTCAGATATAGCAAACAATGAACGcctaaataatttgacacatagatttatcctggcTTAATCTAGTCCTCCCATTCAGAAagttttaatccactaattcaattaccttgaattacaaagcacctgaccttCCAaaccagtcttcccaaacagcctgacaacccaagacttttgaggaactaaccacattgaccctacaagccaagtcttctcctaaaaacctgacaaccctagattgaagaaggaactaaaccattatcgggttggatacaaaatattggaacttgagtagttgcttctaacaaaggtgataataataataactctcacactctaagaataCAACACTCAGAGAATATTTCTaacctgaacaagtgtttctctttttgaactctaagataaatttggaattttgagcttgagttcttctactctttactgcttttcgatgattttcttctttagtcttgagtatctatttatcgttaaaatttgggctttaatttagtccttgtttaattatgaattgtattttgttcagattgcgtttgtaaattcttctgattgattatgttcatatttttttgtagataaatcttgattaaatcttctacaaatcttgaccataaCTTCTTTTTAACGTGGTCAAagtcaattataaatatgaatcaaatcttattttagattttcttcaattataaatctgaatcaacaCTATTTTATTGAGGTGTTTTAggaaagaaaaatgtaaaattacgtTCTCTTCACAAAAGTTTTCAAAAAGattgttttcaaattcaccaTCACGATCACTACAAATTGTTGTGATTGAAAGATATTTATCATTCTGCACTTGTTTACATAAGACAATGAAGATCTTATGTGACTCATCCTTGTGTCTAAGGAATTTAAACCATGTCCATCTGGTATAATCGTCAACAATGACAATTCCATATTTCTTACCACTAACATAGGCAGTTTTGACAGCACCAAAAAGATCTATATGTAAAAGCTCAAGTGGTATGGTTGTGGAAAAGATCCAAATATTCCTCATTCACAAAGACAAGACTTTTAACCTCTTGTTTTTctatgttataaatatttattttgtaaagatTGTTTTGCCTTTGATCAATAAAAAGAATAGACCCAACAATTTGACCGATTGCCTTACAAGATTTTTGAGTAAAAACAATATCATACCCATTGTCACTTAATTGACTTATGCTCAATAGGTTATGTTTTATTCCTTTACCAACAGTACCATGACCATTTATTCTTCCCTTCTGGTTTCCTCTAAATCCAACTATTCGTTTGACCTTCAGAGTCAAGTCTTAGAACATAGACAATATCATACCCATTGTCACTTAATTGACACAACTCAATTGGTAGTCGAAATGAATGGATAGTGGTACTTATCCTCCAGGTATCAGGTTCGATTCCCATGGAAGGCAAAAACTCGTTATTTCCTACGAAGAGGAGAGAGGGAGGGGGCGATAAGGTCATAATTAATAGTGCCGATAACGGTAAGGGTCAGACTGTTTCACTCTCCATCAAACAAAGGGGGTTTGTTGATGTTCCTCCAACAGCTTCATCATCATAGTTAAAGATAATAGAATATTGGATCTTTACTCAAACATTGTAAGGTGCTTATGCCTTAAGACCAAGCTCTCATACCAATATCAATTGAAGGTTGAGCTAGACACTTACTTGTATCTCCAGAGGCAATTGAATCAAACGCTTGTTTGCATCCTAAGAGGCGTGTATCACCCGACTTAGAAATGTAGAGCATAGAAATGGATTATTCGTATTCCTTTGTATTGATCTAACAATCAGAGGATATAGTATAATATCCTACACAAACAATTGATATTGGAACTActaaattgttcccacaaaatacattttattgttatcaAAATAAGATCAGAAATTGTTCTTCAAAGCTTGATTCTAACATATTAGTGATTGCACGTATATTCGGGAATCAAGAAACAAATTATTGGACCTAGCAAGGATgacattttttatgttttgtgttaaattaaGACATTTGGATGAATGGACAATTACTGTATAGTAAATAGTTGTCACGGTAAGGTTAAAATTGTATCACCAATTTTGTCATTAATTAAGTAGCAATGATGCATCGCTAGATGACACtcattgtttataatatttaatattaattttacattttatattattttataatattttgatatttatattattttatattatttccaattattttcaattaagtGAGAGTCTATAGGATCACACAATAGAACGGTTAAATcgaaaagtaaaaatttaattaaagaattatttaattaaacaaaatgaATTGGGTATTTTAGCGTACAAGTTCCACTATCGCAGTAAggtagaaatatatatatacacacttaTTGTGTCTCCTCTTAACCTAATCATATAATCATTCTTATTGTAGCTGGCAACCGTGCACGTGAATTGAGTAGAGACATGATCATATTGTGGTGTTGGTGATTTGTTATCATCGACGCTTCAAGAGGTAAACACATATTGAAGGTTAGTTTGATTATATGTATCATTCACTATTGGGTGCCCCTAAGGTTAGCCGTGGCAAAAGTACTAGGATGCAAATTGTAAGAAACAAAAGGTACCTATTGTAAAGTACTCAACTACACTTGAGAAGGCCCTGTTGTTGCGACAATCAGATGACTTTGGTAGTCTGTTTGACCTTGGTTCCCTTGAACTGCATAAGTAAAAGAATTGTCACCTGAATTGGCTCGTTTTGTCTCTAGCTCCCTAGCTTGTTGAAACGCATTATGAACCATAGGTTTAACGATGTCAATATGTTGTTGAGAGACTCGATATACGATGTCATGTATCCTCATGTCAATTTGTTGTCCAATGAAAGATGTGGTCATAATCATTGGTTGCTAAGGTGGATCAACCCCTCGTTGTCTAGAGGCATTAGAAACAATTATAGATGTAGGCATTCCCAGCGTTTGAGGAGGATCAGAGCATGGCattttttatgttgatgatgatgGTTGCTCCATGTTGACAAGACTTTTACTATAATGTATGTGCATTTTCCAAAGGTAAATCGTGTTATGGCAAAGTGAACTTATCGATGGTCACTACCAAAGTGTCCCACCAAGTGTGCCAAATTTGTTGTTGGGAAAATATTCAATCGAGAAAACGAATGACTATTTTCAACTTTTGATTTCCTTTTACTTCAAACGATTACGCTGAGGAAAGAACTATGTCCCTTAGTTATGGGTTCCTTAACTACTCCAAAGAATGTTAAGTACAGTGTGTTGagataaaatctcaatttaatgtttttatgaaaacaaataaaaagttaattaaaaatattaattatgattataagcgttttggtatttaacatgtgtttttgagtgtattaatcaaaGATAGGATCCAAGTAAAGCAAAAATAAATTAGCATGAAAAGCAAAATCTGAACAAATAAGAAAGGAGAAAATTCTTACTAACAtctagaaaacggagaatgttctccagtttcaagaatgatcgtcacaactccaaaatcaatcaatctccattagttcaaagaagattcagcctctgaatttcatgctaatgttatcagtacttggtaaggaacaagtaggaaccATTCTAGTCAAAAAATgcattcgaatcacaaagagagaagatcatgAATTAGCAAGAACAGAcagatctgaacattcttgacagcattctgatcaatctgggCAGCAGTGTAATATCAGTCTCtagattgataaatattatcCAGCTTGTTACATTTGATCTTAAGCAGCAATCATCTTTCTCTAGAATGATAAGACCAGTCtccaaattgattatcaatctccgtttaTGCAGAAGTTCAATATCAATCTCCATATTTTTGCAGAAGTTTGTCATCATTCTCCAAGCTGTTTTGGCAGAATTAAATCTCCAGTTTGAAGCAAtatcatcaacaaatatatctgaGGTATAAAGGATCACTAAACACAAGAAATTTGATCAAGAACGAAGAAAAACGCCCAATCAAACAGATTTCACAAAGTGTTCAaatgttgaaatatttttattgaaatatattggttttggtcaaatctgacaaagcactaccaacaactcttttgaccattattaaatatcctaaaagcctataaaaggaaggtcaatgctcaaggaaaaatcagagcttcaagtactaagcaattcattactcatttcaatcatacttgaatttctctcactcacatacattgaatcaattctgattttttctattcgattcctagaatcattctctTGCATTTCTCTgtcaaaaaatcaaaactcaaacaaggattgagccttctcagattctaacaaaacaatctATAAcgttcatcattattgtaaaactcaaactataagaatttaatatagtttgggtagattgtaagaaattctatcaaggttgatatgtGACTTGATTGAtctcctttctgggtggaaaggttttaactttgtaatagatcaaaattgatctgagctaggtggtgtaaaaccaagaaggttcttcgttttaaacacttagtggaaaatctcacagttgtgaggactgaacgtaacccgggttgggtgaaccaggatatatcattGAGTGGTATcccttcccttatctatttactttcaatttgattgattatcaagttaaatacataaactaaattactcatttttactaaccaagaacgttctccgttttctggttaaaaccaagaacgttcttcgttttctgttttcacaaccaagatcaatcttgagttattttcttaaatttttaacaagaatttttaaaagggtgaatttacaattcaaactctcattccttgtaaattgacattgttacttcacaaTGTGGGTGTTTAAGCTACTAAACTACGAAATGCATAAAGCAaagtaaattgataaaaaaaataaaataaataaagataacgTAGGAAGCTTGTTTTACTGATTGTGTGTGtcaaaaatattacaaatactAGAATCTCTATCTAATCCTACTGGCCATAAATTGCGACTTATAGACATGTAGTCATGCTCGACTAATTACACGGGTAGTATGTCATAACTCCCATTTGAGGGAGTTTGTGGCATCCCATGATCGACTTGTTTTCCTGTTTCTTTGGCCTGCCATGTTTGCAATATGGTTTTCCCTGCAATCGTGTATTTGTGTTGATTGTTAGTAGCTCTAAAAACATGGAAGATAAGTGTAATTGTTGAAGTATCAAGTTATGGTGGATTTTGACTTAGTCTTGAACCTCAACAATCCTTGTGGATTCTTGTAAACTTGAGAAAGACTCAACTAACTCATTATTCAACTGCTTTCTTCGCACATGATCTTCCTTTAGCTAAGAGTAATTCAGCTACCCTAAAATTCGACTGCCGTTCTTGACTaacaagttatttatttttaagtgtaaataataatttaataaattcaagAAGATAAGTATCCTTTCATTCTTGTTGAAGGAAGATAgccaagtttttttttttttttcaaacccCTCAAACACTACCCTACCAAATTAATCCAAATTTCTCATACGCATCATCTGATCTCACTTTTTATTcccattaatttatttaatattctttctttttaatttctttccACTCACATTCTTTTCCAATCTAAACATAGGAAAAATGACTGACTTATGATTATCACAGACAAACAAAAATATACTGAGTTGTATGTACTCCAAAATTCATAAACAAtccaaaattattgaaaaaatatgtcagtctatagaaataaaagatgcactattaatttaatatgatGGGGAGTACCCGTGATCCACATGTAGTCGAAGAGTTTCACATCAAAGACCGAACTAGATAATGAAATATCATGACATGAATAGTGAAATTACAATGTGCCTACATGTGACTTCTCATAAACCTACTTCAAATCTAACAACAATATATTATATCAGTTGGtgattttttcttcatttttgaaCTGCATTTATTGCCATTGCATCTTCTTGGACATACAAGGCTTTCAtctaataaaatcatttttaagaagttATATTCTTTTCACGTAACGTACTTATATATGCATAATCCACTTTGTCTAAAATTTTAGTTCTATgaatttaacttaaaaaattacaaatcttacaaaaaaaaattaaaattaaaattaaatatattatattatatttttttaaacaaaaattaaagtaaaaacaACACATGATCGACTACCTAGACATCCTAACTTTATTGCCTGAGTACCCATCTATCATGTGCAGTACTtcaattaattgtatttataaTGTGATAAGTAAAACAAAACTTATAGGCCAAAGCTCAGGGAGTTTGGAGAGTTTTGTGTAGACCAAACCGATTAAGGGTGAGTCAAACCGATTAGCCCTGTTTAACCGACTTAGATGAGATAAATATGgagttaatcaattaatttgCATGTGGCAGTAATTAAACATGGCACATATGATAATAAGCACATCTGGtacaactaaaatatatttagcaTTATTATTACTTCCTccgttttatttaaatatatttttattaattataattagtcGAGAAATTTGATAATTGAGATACAACAAATAAGAGtgtattaataaaaagaaattattaatgttgtttataaaataacaattaatttgagacaaataaaaaaaacaaatatgacATTTAAAATAAGACGAAAGTagtatatattacttttgtccGACGTTATAAATttcctttaaaaataaaaataaaaacttgccCTTATAAGCTCCGTTGTAATTTACTAGATGCATATTCCAAATATTGTCTCGtaagatgaaaaaattattgtatatttatacacaaaaagtaatttaataataatcatatacAAAATCTACATATTAATTACATTATcaacttttcttaatatatgtgaaatataaatttgattcatctaaagaaaaagttgataaagtaaataaatcaattatatattataaccACTTATAATTGATCGTGTATATAATAATGTGTACATGATATTAATCATTCATTTGATTACCAATACATGATACTTGATATTACTACTCCCTTTACTCTCTAAAATGAGTTGCTCAAATAAAAAAAGGGACCGAAATATTGCATTAATGTTTGAATAACATTTATCGATTATACACTGTTGACTATAGTAGACTATTACTATAGAGTTTATTAACTTCTTAAATACACCAGTTCCACAAGACAAAGCAAATAACAACCATAAACCACCCCTtagaaaaaggagaaaaaaaaggcaCAAACCACACAAATTTCATCTAAAACCCAAAACATCTGGCAATTGTCATTATCCCGTGACAAGGATGTTTTGAATTTGATCATAAATCACGTACACAAAACAGGAACCTGCTTGAAGAAAGAGAGCAAAATCCAAACTGAAACTGATATTCATGATGAACTCTGACACGATCATCCATTATAAATGTCATAATTTGATCTCCCAAGATGCATAATACATGCTTATCAGATTCAGAAGTAATGCCTCTATGTTTTCAGGTTCCTTTACTTCACTTTCTAATGGATCAAAGCAGTATATATAAGAACTGATACTAATAACTTGCTACAATTTGTTATTCAATCCTGCAAACAGAAAAATATCAGAGTTAACATTGTGCTATCATTGGTTATCATTGTGCTCTGAATGTACAGTAATAGTCAAATTTCTATAACTTATGGGTTGCACTGAAGGTGGTGGCATTAGAGTTATGCTATGAATAATAAGTCAGATCAAATAACATAATACCATCCGAGGCAAAAATGCAAGGTAATAGTGAgtgaattaaaattattagtatCATGCTTGGGCATAACATCCTATACAGATTTGAAGGTAGATACTATCATAATTTAGCCAATTGaatctcttttttttaaaacaaccaaGGTTAGTATTGTCAGTATTATGCTAAAGGTCGAGTTTCGAACTCTTGACCACCTTTTCACTTCATTCTTTAACTTTTCCATTTCAACCACCAAGTCAGTCAGTCTTATATCTCTTTTTGGCCAATTGAATCTAAATTTAGAAAGTAATCTCCACTTCCAGATTAAAAATGTACATATGCAtacaaaaaacaaattaaaaaatattgcctattattattcattattgAAGGGCAATACTACATAATCTACAAGTTTACTCTCCACAAAACCACCTAAGCTTAGTTTCTTCCATCTTTTCTACTCTAAAGTCTTTCCTAATGTTAATATGTAAGAGGAAATAAGAAATATAAGAGTAAAGAAGTTAGCAAACCTCATCATCATCGTCATCGCCACCATCTTCCTTATTCTTCTTGAGACGAGTAGTACCATTTTCTTTGCTAATAGGCAATTTCATTGCTCCAAAGGGTGTATCAACATCAATATGACCTTTCATACTGTACCCTGTTCCTTTTCCTCTAATCATATCCCAAAGTGCAGATCCAAAATCCTTAGGCCTAAAGGTAATTGGAATATCAATGTAACTAATCCcacttttttcaatttttgccgACTTCGCAAGATCAGCACCTCCAATTCTAACCTCACCAAGCCACACCTCATAATCGAGCGCATTGAGTCCCAAATCAAAATCATTCTTGTTATCCAATTTTAAATGAAGAATAGCAATGGTCTCCTCAAAAGAGAAACTCTCAAACTGAATTTTCTCAATATCTATATCCGGCTTATACGGAATAGGGATTTCTCCGGTTTTCTCCAAAGGTATAGTGATCCTTCCAAACACAGGAACATCAACTATGAGGTCAACTTTCACCTTATAAGGAATCACACTTCCTGGTTGAATATCAGCATATGTAGTCTTTATGTCATCATAAATCAAAGTAACTGGAATTTTGATTGTTTCCTCACCATGAGCATGGATTGTACCAGAATCCGGTATCAATCCGGAAACTAATTTCCTCCCATCACTCTCAACTAAATAGTTAATATCAATTAGGGGAATTGGCACCGGATTCGGGTTCTTTATGAGAACATCAACAACAAGATCTGCTTCATCAAGATTAATTTTAGGAACATGTATCGCTGAAACATCTGCAGTTGGCTTCCCAAACCCAATTGTTTCCTCAATCTTCTCACCAATGTCCTGAATGAAACCCTTCACCGTACCGAGAAATCCACCCTTCCCTTCATCTTGCTTTTCTTTTTCATCCCTTTCCCCTACTTCTGGTTTATCAGATGTTGACATCTCTAGATATAAAAAAAGGGTAAAAGCAAATTAGATCTGGCAACAatccaattacaaaaataaattaaatcaaacgaAAACAAAGTTACAAAGTTTACTTTCTACATCAACAACATGCAGAACTAAAGAGAATCAATCTAGATCACAACCATTAGCATCACTAGATACACATACAAATAggatatttaattataaattcataAGACAATTTAACATAACAAGTTTCCAAAAATATGCAACCAAACCCAAATTAACCAGTTTAATTACCtatgtgcttttttttttaaccaagtGATTTTCCTAGTAATCAAAACGAAGAGTTCAGGGATCAcaacatc from Cicer arietinum cultivar CDC Frontier isolate Library 1 chromosome 5, Cicar.CDCFrontier_v2.0, whole genome shotgun sequence carries:
- the LOC101497922 gene encoding uncharacterized protein → MSTSDKPEVGERDEKEKQDEGKGGFLGTVKGFIQDIGEKIEETIGFGKPTADVSAIHVPKINLDEADLVVDVLIKNPNPVPIPLIDINYLVESDGRKLVSGLIPDSGTIHAHGEETIKIPVTLIYDDIKTTYADIQPGSVIPYKVKVDLIVDVPVFGRITIPLEKTGEIPIPYKPDIDIEKIQFESFSFEETIAILHLKLDNKNDFDLGLNALDYEVWLGEVRIGGADLAKSAKIEKSGISYIDIPITFRPKDFGSALWDMIRGKGTGYSMKGHIDVDTPFGAMKLPISKENGTTRLKKNKEDGGDDDDDED